The following coding sequences lie in one Jonesia denitrificans DSM 20603 genomic window:
- a CDS encoding EsaB/YukD family protein gives MTSSLRITVIGSTRRATVVVPASEPFAVLLPDIVDCLSEHIPPGQGCVLATQLGELVPLGVPCGQSGVPDGATVRLVSPTQAPVPPVVVDVTDVVAEAADESEHLWRAEHTSVAASLACAAIIVAVGWPLMSAGTVWPAVMITAGALAAAVGASVLADALPSAARLRPLLGVVGAGWAGVVGACGAVAAGWGVAAGVGLGLAVAVVAHGGLVSLRSQSTAPLSGMGVGGLWAVLVGALSVAGLPVVGVAAACAVACVVALGVAPTVALAAGGVTALDDAVMGGDHPDRGEVLAALDDAWWHMAWMVAPVGAAVAWSVWVMSASDNTWAWALAGVTVVAVALRARHVGSVVCVTALWVALVVAGVGAVVAAPWSLGVVVGVAVVALAAVIAVAVANPAPHARVVARRVGDAVESVALVALFPLALGVWGLYLVVMGVFAA, from the coding sequence GTGACATCTTCCCTGCGCATCACCGTCATTGGCTCCACCCGTCGTGCCACGGTGGTTGTGCCCGCAAGTGAACCGTTCGCTGTGCTCTTGCCAGATATTGTCGACTGTCTGAGTGAACACATTCCACCAGGTCAAGGTTGCGTGTTGGCAACTCAACTAGGTGAATTGGTTCCACTTGGTGTGCCCTGCGGGCAATCAGGTGTCCCTGATGGTGCAACGGTACGACTCGTGTCGCCCACCCAAGCTCCGGTTCCTCCCGTTGTCGTGGACGTCACTGATGTTGTCGCGGAGGCAGCTGATGAGTCAGAACACCTGTGGCGAGCCGAGCACACCAGCGTCGCAGCATCGCTTGCATGCGCGGCCATCATCGTTGCGGTGGGGTGGCCACTGATGAGCGCGGGGACCGTGTGGCCTGCGGTGATGATTACGGCAGGTGCGCTCGCAGCAGCTGTTGGTGCGTCTGTGTTGGCCGATGCGCTTCCCTCGGCGGCACGGTTACGTCCGTTGCTGGGCGTGGTGGGTGCAGGGTGGGCTGGTGTCGTGGGTGCTTGTGGTGCGGTGGCCGCAGGGTGGGGTGTTGCTGCGGGTGTGGGGTTGGGGCTAGCGGTTGCTGTTGTGGCGCATGGCGGGTTGGTGTCGTTGCGTTCTCAGTCCACCGCACCTTTGTCTGGCATGGGCGTTGGGGGGTTGTGGGCGGTGCTGGTTGGTGCGTTGAGTGTGGCGGGGCTGCCAGTAGTGGGGGTGGCAGCCGCCTGCGCGGTGGCATGTGTGGTGGCGTTGGGGGTCGCCCCGACGGTGGCTCTGGCTGCTGGCGGTGTGACCGCACTGGATGATGCGGTGATGGGTGGTGATCACCCTGATCGTGGTGAGGTTCTTGCTGCCCTTGACGATGCCTGGTGGCATATGGCGTGGATGGTCGCGCCGGTGGGCGCCGCTGTGGCGTGGTCGGTGTGGGTGATGAGTGCGTCTGATAACACGTGGGCGTGGGCGTTAGCTGGGGTCACAGTGGTGGCGGTGGCGTTGCGGGCACGGCATGTGGGGTCGGTTGTGTGTGTGACGGCGTTGTGGGTTGCGTTGGTTGTCGCGGGGGTTGGTGCTGTGGTGGCCGCACCGTGGTCTTTGGGAGTCGTGGTAGGTGTCGCTGTGGTGGCGTTGGCGGCGGTGATAGCGGTGGCAGTGGCCAATCCGGCACCCCATGCGCGCGTGGTGGCACGGCGGGTGGGAGATGCAGTGGAGTCGGTGGCGTTGGTGGCGTTGTTTCCTCTTGCTCTTGGTGTGTGGGGGTTGTATCTCGTGGTGATGGGAGTGTTTGCAGCATGA
- a CDS encoding protoporphyrinogen/coproporphyrinogen oxidase yields MTSVTIIGAGIAGLTAAHHLAVRGNKVTLVDASSQVGGFLAPLQMSGPHGDLLLDAGAESFATRAPAVSALVTSLGLQVTSPEDRAGWCVPDRSSAFPLPSAGVLGIPVDPFAADARAALGWVGSVRAWVDRILPPRVGDTSNLDAFVRSRMGNKVADRLVSAIVGGVHSTSPTLLDVSAIHPKFREYFADEGTLTGVVKRIRAAAPAGRAVSGIVGGLHTLPSTLYQSISAAGGTVLLDEAVTALTQRDGRWVVQGTSGQDVSVSDHIIIALPARPALALLADTGIYDAGDQLNQVARGTDIALATVVVHSKQLGSYPRGTGVLVSPDAGFQAKASTHANAKWGWVDEAVISAFGPDHHVIRLSFGRHGDHLPTDDAAIVAHAATEVPALYGVSDCAVAASAVVRWPDALAPVTPTMRAVASAAVAATTDSGLHIAGSWVAGTGLAATIPHAQGVAERIVN; encoded by the coding sequence GTGACCTCCGTAACGATCATTGGCGCTGGAATTGCTGGTCTCACCGCTGCACATCACCTTGCGGTTCGCGGCAACAAGGTCACACTTGTCGATGCGTCATCCCAGGTGGGTGGATTTCTTGCGCCGTTGCAGATGAGCGGACCTCATGGTGACCTTCTTCTCGATGCGGGGGCTGAATCTTTTGCTACCCGAGCTCCTGCGGTCTCTGCTCTGGTGACGTCTCTCGGTTTGCAGGTGACAAGCCCTGAGGATCGGGCTGGGTGGTGTGTTCCGGATCGTTCGTCAGCGTTTCCGCTGCCCTCAGCTGGGGTGTTGGGTATCCCCGTCGACCCGTTTGCCGCCGATGCCCGCGCGGCCCTGGGGTGGGTTGGATCGGTTCGCGCCTGGGTGGACCGGATCCTTCCGCCGCGGGTGGGTGACACCTCGAACCTGGATGCTTTTGTTCGTTCTCGGATGGGCAACAAGGTTGCTGACCGGCTTGTGTCTGCAATTGTGGGAGGTGTGCATTCCACGTCACCGACCCTGTTGGATGTCTCCGCGATTCACCCAAAATTTCGGGAGTACTTTGCCGATGAGGGCACCCTGACTGGGGTGGTGAAACGCATTCGTGCGGCGGCTCCTGCTGGGCGCGCTGTCAGTGGGATCGTCGGTGGGTTGCACACTCTGCCCTCCACTCTTTATCAGAGTATTTCTGCTGCTGGTGGAACTGTTCTCCTCGATGAAGCGGTGACCGCGTTGACACAGCGCGATGGGCGCTGGGTGGTGCAGGGGACGTCAGGCCAGGACGTGAGCGTCAGCGACCACATCATCATTGCGTTGCCTGCTCGACCGGCACTGGCGTTGCTCGCTGACACGGGAATCTATGACGCTGGTGATCAGCTAAACCAGGTGGCCCGTGGCACCGACATTGCGCTGGCCACTGTGGTTGTGCACTCCAAGCAGCTGGGTTCCTACCCTCGTGGAACTGGTGTGCTTGTGTCACCGGACGCTGGGTTCCAAGCGAAAGCTTCCACGCATGCTAATGCAAAGTGGGGGTGGGTTGATGAGGCTGTCATCAGCGCTTTTGGTCCCGATCATCATGTCATTCGGTTGAGTTTTGGGCGGCATGGCGATCACCTACCCACCGATGACGCCGCCATTGTGGCACACGCTGCCACTGAAGTTCCTGCACTGTATGGGGTCAGTGACTGCGCCGTTGCGGCCAGCGCCGTGGTGCGGTGGCCGGACGCCTTGGCCCCGGTGACTCCCACGATGCGTGCGGTGGCCTCCGCTGCGGTGGCAGCAACCACAGATTCGGGTCTTCACATTGCCGGCTCGTGGGTGGCTGGCACTGGGCTAGCAGCGACGATTCCTCATGCCCAGGGGGTTGCTGAGCGTATTGTGAACTGA
- a CDS encoding WXG100 family type VII secretion target, protein MKFAMGTHVLTQLTQKTSHSSDELGALVRQLAAAAAPLEGRFNGAARVAFDEFAHNVDAISAELNAALNDVLAGIQGMDRSFLEGEQTMADSTRATQSSVSFDAARFRSTR, encoded by the coding sequence ATGAAGTTCGCTATGGGCACTCACGTTCTCACTCAACTCACCCAAAAAACCAGTCACTCCAGTGACGAACTGGGTGCGTTGGTTCGTCAGCTTGCTGCGGCGGCTGCACCGTTAGAAGGCCGGTTCAATGGTGCTGCACGTGTGGCATTTGATGAGTTTGCCCACAACGTTGATGCGATTTCGGCTGAACTGAATGCAGCGCTCAATGATGTGCTCGCGGGTATTCAAGGCATGGACCGTTCGTTCCTCGAGGGGGAGCAAACCATGGCGGACAGTACCCGCGCGACGCAATCGTCCGTGTCTTTTGATGCTGCCCGGTTTCGTTCGACCCGCTAG
- the hemE gene encoding uroporphyrinogen decarboxylase: MTLPKTHPLISAGTDSSSLVRAFRGLPHDHIPVWFMRQAGRSLPEYIAARRGIGMLESCLRPDLAAEITMQPVRRHNVDAAIFFSDIVIPLRLAGVDVDIVSGVGPVLGSPIRTQADLDALESLTLTEDALAPIREAITLITAELGSRPLIGFAGAPFTLAAYMVEGRPSRDHLAARHMMVGQPDLWARLMTWCARVTGQFLRTQILSGASAAQLFDSWAGSLSRDLYVAHVAPASARVFAHISDLDVPRIHFGTHTGHLLTDMREVGATVIGVDYRTPLSEANAILGGTTPLQGNIDPAYLGAPWPVLEDHVRAVVESGRAAPGHVVNLGHGVPPTTDPTVLTRIVELVHSL; the protein is encoded by the coding sequence GTGACTCTGCCTAAAACCCATCCTCTCATTTCTGCTGGTACCGATTCGAGTTCTCTCGTACGCGCATTTCGTGGTTTACCTCACGACCACATTCCGGTGTGGTTCATGCGACAAGCCGGACGGTCATTACCGGAATATATTGCGGCCCGACGGGGAATTGGCATGCTCGAGTCATGCCTTCGCCCCGATCTCGCCGCAGAGATCACCATGCAACCCGTTCGCCGCCACAACGTAGACGCAGCGATCTTCTTCTCTGACATTGTCATTCCGTTGCGTCTTGCCGGGGTTGATGTCGACATTGTTTCCGGGGTTGGGCCAGTCCTGGGAAGCCCCATCCGCACACAAGCAGACCTGGACGCGCTCGAGTCACTCACCCTCACCGAGGACGCCCTCGCCCCCATCCGTGAAGCCATCACCCTCATCACCGCTGAACTCGGTTCACGCCCCCTGATCGGTTTTGCTGGTGCACCGTTCACCTTGGCTGCCTACATGGTGGAAGGACGCCCGTCACGTGATCACCTCGCCGCCCGGCACATGATGGTGGGGCAACCCGATCTGTGGGCCAGGCTCATGACCTGGTGTGCCCGCGTGACCGGTCAGTTCCTGCGCACCCAAATACTGTCGGGGGCAAGCGCCGCACAGCTCTTTGACTCGTGGGCTGGTTCGCTGAGCCGTGACTTGTACGTGGCACACGTGGCACCCGCATCGGCACGCGTGTTCGCCCACATCAGCGACCTGGACGTTCCTCGGATCCACTTTGGCACCCACACCGGGCACCTGCTGACCGACATGCGGGAGGTCGGGGCAACAGTCATTGGGGTGGATTACCGCACGCCACTCAGTGAAGCCAACGCGATCCTCGGTGGCACCACTCCCCTACAAGGAAACATCGACCCGGCCTACCTTGGTGCACCATGGCCGGTGCTCGAAGACCACGTGCGCGCCGTGGTGGAATCAGGGCGGGCCGCACCTGGCCACGTGGTGAACCTTGGTCACGGGGTTCCACCAACAACCGACCCCACCGTCCTGACCCGCATCGTGGAACTGGTGCATTCACTGTGA
- a CDS encoding glutamyl-tRNA reductase, with translation MTASHHELDLEALEQLSQGARSASRNIMAACPGVTGSVVVATCNRFEVYLDTNDQVLASTSREDIRVDGGLSHAVTETIRLIARESGVAPERAQQAFTVRSGAEVVSHLFDVAAGLDSMVVGEREIAGQVRRALDTAHSERTTSPRLERLFQRALHTSKAVANQTQLSAQGRSIVSVALDLAEPSVPHWPQTAALVVGTGAYAGATVAALRSRGVTDISVFSPSGRAEVFAQSHPVTPVHDLLDAVSNSDIVLCCSGIGPRRAAVVDVRGEGQPTPAVEYVLEQAAVAAAREDVAGLAGDAEGDEFPLVIVDLALHRDVDPQVADLDAVVLMDLGTIRANAPEVADTSVRAARSLIGMATDEFVQAERVRRADSVIVDVVNRVEAARAARISWELAQAADGAGGHGDERTHDWVVRKVHARAGELLHRLISDVRARLNAGVALPDLLDDAAVSRDITEVLGVPVDHPNS, from the coding sequence ATGACTGCGAGCCACCATGAGCTGGACCTCGAAGCCCTCGAACAACTCTCGCAGGGGGCACGTTCTGCGTCGAGGAACATCATGGCGGCCTGCCCCGGAGTGACCGGTTCCGTTGTTGTTGCAACGTGCAACCGGTTCGAGGTGTACCTGGACACCAACGACCAAGTGCTTGCGTCCACGTCACGTGAGGACATTCGGGTCGATGGTGGGTTGAGTCATGCCGTGACTGAAACGATCAGGTTGATTGCTCGGGAGTCGGGAGTGGCTCCGGAGCGTGCCCAGCAGGCGTTTACAGTACGGTCGGGTGCTGAGGTTGTGTCCCATTTGTTTGATGTGGCTGCTGGGCTTGATTCCATGGTTGTTGGGGAACGTGAAATTGCGGGTCAGGTCCGGCGAGCGTTAGACACTGCCCATAGTGAGCGGACAACAAGCCCACGGTTGGAGCGGTTGTTTCAGCGTGCGTTACACACCTCGAAAGCGGTGGCGAACCAGACACAGTTGTCTGCGCAGGGCCGTTCGATTGTGTCGGTTGCGCTGGATTTGGCGGAACCATCGGTGCCGCACTGGCCGCAGACTGCGGCTCTTGTTGTGGGCACTGGGGCGTATGCGGGGGCTACAGTCGCAGCGTTGCGGTCACGGGGGGTCACTGACATTAGTGTGTTTTCGCCCTCGGGGCGTGCGGAGGTGTTTGCGCAGTCTCATCCTGTGACGCCGGTCCATGATCTGCTGGATGCAGTCAGTAACAGTGACATTGTGTTGTGTTGTTCGGGGATTGGGCCGCGTCGTGCCGCGGTGGTTGACGTACGTGGTGAGGGTCAGCCCACTCCAGCTGTGGAGTATGTGTTGGAGCAGGCAGCTGTGGCAGCAGCGCGTGAAGATGTTGCGGGTTTGGCGGGCGACGCTGAGGGTGATGAGTTCCCGCTGGTGATTGTGGATTTGGCGTTACACCGGGATGTGGACCCGCAGGTGGCGGATTTAGATGCGGTGGTCCTCATGGATTTGGGGACGATTCGCGCGAACGCGCCTGAGGTGGCGGACACGTCGGTTCGTGCTGCTCGGTCACTGATTGGTATGGCAACGGATGAGTTTGTGCAGGCGGAGCGGGTGCGCCGAGCTGATTCGGTCATTGTTGATGTGGTGAACAGGGTTGAGGCTGCTCGTGCTGCCCGTATTTCTTGGGAGTTGGCTCAGGCGGCTGACGGGGCCGGTGGGCACGGTGATGAGCGTACTCACGACTGGGTTGTGCGCAAGGTGCATGCCCGGGCGGGCGAGTTGTTGCATCGGCTTATTTCCGATGTGCGTGCCCGGTTGAATGCTGGTGTTGCGTTACCGGATTTGCTTGATGATGCAGCGGTGAGCCGAGATATTACTGAGGTGTTGGGTGTTCCAGTGGACCACCCCAACTCCTGA
- a CDS encoding pore-forming ESAT-6 family protein — MSGNTIDRRDYDIAASTNAQDNFHAVAARLDTLIDQRTADVRAAMADYQADGVSEDYAVKEQRWSAAATGVKEIISTLRTAMAANDETAQATLTRARAAVSAMG; from the coding sequence ATGTCAGGAAACACCATTGATCGCCGCGATTACGACATTGCCGCATCAACGAACGCGCAAGACAACTTCCATGCGGTCGCTGCGCGTCTTGACACGCTCATTGACCAGCGCACAGCTGATGTTCGTGCCGCGATGGCTGATTATCAGGCTGATGGGGTGTCTGAGGATTATGCGGTGAAAGAGCAGCGTTGGTCGGCTGCGGCCACCGGTGTGAAGGAGATTATTTCGACGTTGCGCACGGCGATGGCGGCCAATGATGAAACAGCGCAGGCAACGTTGACCCGGGCGCGGGCGGCAGTGTCAGCAATGGGTTGA
- a CDS encoding YwiC-like family protein, which yields MSHNSAAPVSGSRSPSLRQRHPGSRRRRARGWVPDQHGAWAMLTVPLLVGVVVGGPAWVHVPLAVAWYVAYFAFFAAGLWLRSGRKARYFPPVRVYALVAVVPGLVVCVVRPEVLWWALVFGPLVVGSAVCSHYRADRSLLNDVLTVVAATLMLPVAWSLGSTPGHEVAMWQSTAMVGAYFVGTVLYVKTMIRERGSRMYYVASVVYHLMLVVVPFVWAQSERGLVHEGGAAIFAAFFTLLAARAVIMPQVGGTPRQVGMGEIGASLVLVVLLLGAW from the coding sequence GTGTCCCACAACTCAGCCGCACCAGTGAGCGGTTCCCGGTCCCCGTCCTTGCGGCAGCGTCACCCAGGGAGCCGTCGCCGCCGCGCTCGCGGTTGGGTCCCTGATCAGCATGGTGCGTGGGCGATGTTGACGGTTCCGCTGCTGGTTGGTGTGGTGGTTGGGGGTCCTGCGTGGGTTCATGTCCCGTTAGCGGTTGCCTGGTATGTTGCGTACTTTGCTTTTTTTGCTGCGGGTTTGTGGTTGCGGTCTGGACGGAAAGCCCGGTATTTTCCTCCGGTTCGTGTTTATGCGCTGGTGGCGGTTGTTCCTGGACTGGTGGTGTGTGTGGTGCGTCCGGAGGTGTTGTGGTGGGCGCTGGTGTTTGGCCCGCTTGTTGTGGGTAGTGCTGTGTGTTCGCATTACCGCGCGGATCGTTCGTTGCTCAATGATGTGCTGACGGTTGTGGCGGCGACGTTGATGTTGCCGGTGGCGTGGTCGTTGGGGAGTACTCCTGGTCATGAGGTGGCGATGTGGCAGTCCACGGCGATGGTGGGGGCTTATTTTGTGGGCACTGTGCTGTATGTGAAAACGATGATCCGTGAGCGAGGGTCGCGTATGTACTACGTGGCGTCTGTTGTGTATCACCTGATGCTCGTTGTGGTGCCTTTTGTGTGGGCGCAGTCTGAGCGGGGGTTAGTGCATGAGGGTGGAGCTGCGATTTTTGCTGCGTTTTTCACGTTACTTGCTGCCCGGGCGGTCATCATGCCGCAGGTGGGGGGCACTCCGCGGCAGGTGGGGATGGGGGAGATCGGTGCGTCGTTGGTGTTGGTTGTTCTTTTGCTTGGTGCGTGGTGA